One window from the genome of Streptomyces sp. WZ-12 encodes:
- a CDS encoding Gp37-like protein, with protein sequence MNGEYTIYVRDKDMNIVGMVDDYKEFTATLQFCDVGTWQLKISCASQHAKLFQPNTGIVVHRKGVDRVLFSGTVTGIQKYWTVDEDSGPGALIVTGYDDNYIAKYHVCYPDPLQPISHQDWDTDANTDFPSSRALEGLISANAGYDSKSSPFRVPAGYDTPGDGRQDWPYDTFGDPVPYSVRYDNLLDAVKPIATKSGIGWRNAYDHQDRKIRLECWEVKDLSKLVRFSPEIGNLKEFVYSMNAPKCTRAVIGARGEAHLRYVESYTNAEAEEAEKFWGIVAEQFFDATDVPIMRDAKAPWSDPIIDPNYTGQGDMNLDKALSMIHQKGDTHLRENGPSSNLQLYPLDTPQCMFGRDWWIGDIVSCIIDGDVHSDPVTKVTISDSASGTSLTVSLGAQGTTASANVYTEIQSLWRQLNELKSRR encoded by the coding sequence TTGAACGGTGAATACACAATCTATGTCCGCGACAAGGACATGAACATTGTCGGCATGGTGGATGACTACAAAGAGTTCACTGCGACTCTTCAGTTCTGCGATGTGGGTACGTGGCAACTCAAGATTTCGTGTGCATCGCAGCACGCGAAGTTGTTCCAGCCCAATACGGGCATTGTGGTGCACCGTAAGGGCGTCGATCGAGTCTTGTTTTCCGGCACTGTTACGGGCATCCAGAAGTATTGGACGGTGGATGAGGATTCCGGACCGGGTGCTCTGATCGTTACCGGCTATGACGACAACTACATAGCCAAGTACCACGTCTGTTATCCGGATCCGTTGCAGCCTATCTCTCATCAGGACTGGGACACTGACGCCAACACCGACTTTCCCTCTTCACGTGCTCTTGAGGGTCTGATCAGCGCTAACGCCGGCTACGACTCGAAGTCTTCCCCTTTCCGTGTTCCTGCCGGCTATGACACTCCTGGTGATGGGAGACAAGATTGGCCGTACGACACTTTCGGCGATCCAGTTCCTTACAGTGTCCGCTATGACAACCTGCTAGATGCTGTGAAGCCTATTGCCACTAAGAGTGGGATTGGTTGGCGTAACGCCTACGATCATCAGGATCGGAAGATCAGGCTTGAATGTTGGGAGGTTAAGGACCTTTCCAAGCTGGTGAGGTTCAGCCCGGAGATCGGCAATCTTAAAGAGTTCGTGTACTCGATGAACGCCCCGAAGTGTACGAGGGCTGTCATTGGCGCCCGCGGCGAGGCGCATCTTCGCTATGTCGAGTCGTACACGAATGCGGAGGCCGAGGAGGCCGAGAAGTTTTGGGGCATTGTCGCCGAGCAGTTCTTTGACGCTACCGATGTGCCGATCATGCGGGATGCCAAGGCCCCCTGGAGCGACCCCATCATTGATCCGAACTACACGGGTCAAGGTGACATGAATCTGGATAAGGCACTGTCCATGATTCACCAGAAGGGCGATACTCACCTGAGGGAGAACGGGCCTAGCAGCAATCTTCAGCTCTACCCGCTCGATACGCCGCAGTGCATGTTCGGTCGTGACTGGTGGATCGGCGACATCGTCTCTTGCATCATCGATGGTGACGTGCATTCCGATCCGGTCACCAAGGTGACGATCTCCGATTCCGCTAGCGGCACTTCCCTCACTGTTTCCCTTGGTGCTCAGGGTACGACCGCGTCCGCGAATGTGTACACAGAGATTCAGTCCTTGTGGAGGCAATTGAACGAACTCAAGTCGAGACGATGA
- a CDS encoding phage distal tail protein: MPSYDVKSDAIPNMDGSLFKSARATSRDITIPIRIQALDRKSLIALKQYLFHSLNPLRGPGRITVTEGDGHPRHLECYYVDGAQGNEGRDQAGFYWITYALVFRAMDPYWYANRHDQVEWHIYKDDAKPFLSEHFLPLQVGATGFKPGDPVTVTNDSSLDCWPVWTVEGPISSMAVKNLTTGESFDFLDNFTIQVGEKATIDTTPGVKSVILRDKTGEENLWPQVKPASAMWSLIPGDNQITITGAEPGDATVVRVTYVPRYLSYSGG, encoded by the coding sequence ATGCCTTCGTATGACGTGAAGTCCGACGCCATCCCGAACATGGACGGTTCGCTCTTCAAGTCAGCACGGGCCACTAGTCGAGACATCACGATCCCGATCCGCATTCAGGCCCTGGACCGCAAGTCTCTCATTGCGTTGAAGCAGTACCTTTTCCATTCCCTTAACCCGCTCAGAGGCCCCGGTCGGATTACCGTGACCGAGGGCGACGGCCATCCACGGCACCTTGAGTGCTATTACGTCGATGGCGCCCAGGGAAACGAGGGTCGAGACCAGGCTGGCTTCTACTGGATAACCTATGCCCTCGTCTTCCGCGCCATGGATCCCTACTGGTATGCGAACCGGCACGATCAGGTCGAGTGGCACATCTACAAGGACGACGCTAAGCCCTTCCTCTCCGAACACTTCCTTCCGCTTCAGGTAGGCGCCACCGGATTCAAGCCCGGTGACCCTGTGACGGTCACGAATGACTCGTCTCTCGACTGCTGGCCCGTGTGGACCGTTGAAGGCCCCATCTCATCCATGGCAGTAAAGAACCTGACCACAGGCGAGTCTTTTGACTTCCTGGACAACTTCACTATTCAGGTAGGGGAAAAAGCCACGATCGACACCACCCCTGGAGTGAAGTCAGTGATCCTCAGGGACAAGACGGGGGAAGAGAATCTTTGGCCGCAGGTAAAGCCTGCTAGCGCTATGTGGTCCCTCATCCCCGGGGACAACCAGATAACCATTACCGGCGCCGAGCCGGGAGACGCAACGGTTGTTCGCGTCACCTATGTTCCTCGATACCTTTCTTACTCTGGAGGCTGA